A window of Formosa sp. Hel1_31_208 contains these coding sequences:
- a CDS encoding T9SS type B sorting domain-containing protein — MKKSFFNLNIIIIFSVLFSSEAMHAQLGFCQGNSGDPIFLENFGTGLNDTPLPAGTTSYTYANGAEPGDGLYTVSSNTNYFDWFDIEDHTANDVNGRMLVVNSSFSAGEFYRTTIVGLCENTSYEFSSWIVNLTPSGGFCGAGAIPVNVRFEIWDSTDTNLLASGNTGNIGSSSTPNWQQYALVFQTIPSQTSVILKMINNGSGGCGNDLAIDDIVFKSCGDFIDVTDNSGNDSISLCSSETPFSTSLTATPDNTVFSNHFYQWQESPDSITWTDIPGATNELINITGITSTTFYRAKVAEFAANLNNLDCITFSDTFLINVVQAPNEPSTECWETATLNPATCQWEITGTQPAEPTGLECWESTMFNNTTCSWEVTGSQPAEPTGLECWETTAFDNTTCSWIITGNQPTPPSIECWETTTFNNNTCSWEVTGTQPAEPTGLECWETTVFNDTTCLWEITGTQPTPPTLECWETTTFNNNTCSWEVTGTQPSEPTGLECWELTSFNNATCSWEISGSQPDPPADLECWESTSFDIVTCTWIITGTQPTEPTNLECWQSTTFNDTNCSWDVSGTEPVEPIDLECWQTTSFNEDTCSWEILGTQPIDFFEEFATLCEDETLVLQADTTIINPTYLWNTGETTSDITVDTSGLFIVTVTDGCLTTEITYNVVVIETPNISDIQSDGNDIIVFTSNIGEFLYSIDGVNFQTSNTFYDVVGGKYTIYVTTADCDEIVEMEFIHFYIPKFFTPNGDVYNNTFLLNGIECFSSTEVYIFDRYGKLLFSAKNKTVAWDGTFNNNPLPTADYWYLIIIEGQEFKGHFTLKR, encoded by the coding sequence GTGAAAAAGAGCTTTTTTAATCTTAATATAATCATAATTTTTAGTGTTTTATTTTCTTCGGAAGCAATGCACGCACAGTTAGGTTTTTGTCAAGGAAATTCTGGGGATCCAATCTTCCTAGAAAATTTTGGAACAGGACTTAATGATACACCCTTACCCGCTGGAACAACTTCATATACCTATGCAAATGGAGCAGAACCAGGAGACGGTTTGTATACTGTTTCGAGCAATACCAATTATTTTGATTGGTTTGATATTGAAGATCACACTGCTAACGATGTTAATGGAAGAATGCTTGTTGTCAACTCTAGTTTTTCGGCTGGGGAGTTTTATAGAACAACAATCGTTGGTTTGTGCGAAAACACATCTTATGAGTTTTCATCGTGGATTGTGAATTTAACTCCATCTGGAGGATTTTGTGGAGCAGGAGCTATTCCTGTCAATGTGAGATTTGAAATATGGGATAGCACAGATACCAACTTATTAGCCTCAGGTAATACGGGAAATATAGGTAGTTCAAGCACACCAAATTGGCAACAATATGCTTTAGTATTTCAAACTATTCCAAGTCAGACGTCTGTCATTTTAAAAATGATTAATAACGGTTCTGGTGGCTGTGGAAATGATTTAGCTATTGATGATATTGTTTTTAAAAGTTGTGGTGATTTCATAGATGTTACCGATAATTCGGGTAACGATAGTATTAGCTTGTGTAGCAGTGAAACACCGTTTTCTACGTCTTTAACAGCAACTCCTGACAATACCGTATTTAGTAATCATTTCTATCAATGGCAAGAAAGCCCTGATAGTATTACATGGACTGATATTCCAGGAGCGACCAATGAATTGATTAATATAACTGGAATTACATCTACCACGTTTTACAGGGCGAAAGTGGCAGAATTTGCTGCAAATTTAAATAACTTAGATTGTATTACGTTTTCAGATACCTTTCTTATAAATGTCGTTCAAGCACCTAATGAACCTAGTACAGAATGTTGGGAAACAGCAACCTTAAATCCAGCGACATGTCAATGGGAAATTACGGGAACGCAACCTGCTGAACCCACAGGGTTAGAGTGTTGGGAATCAACAATGTTTAATAATACAACTTGCAGCTGGGAAGTCACAGGATCCCAGCCAGCTGAGCCCACTGGACTAGAATGTTGGGAAACTACAGCATTTGATAATACGACCTGTAGCTGGATCATTACAGGCAACCAACCTACACCACCTTCGATTGAATGTTGGGAGACAACCACATTCAATAACAACACTTGTAGTTGGGAGGTCACAGGTACACAGCCAGCTGAGCCAACAGGATTAGAATGTTGGGAGACGACGGTTTTTAATGATACAACATGTTTATGGGAAATTACCGGTACACAACCAACACCGCCAACATTAGAATGTTGGGAGACCACTACATTTAATAACAACACTTGTAGTTGGGAGGTCACAGGTACACAGCCATCTGAGCCAACAGGATTAGAATGTTGGGAACTGACAAGTTTTAATAATGCTACTTGTAGCTGGGAAATTTCTGGATCACAACCTGACCCTCCAGCCGATTTGGAATGTTGGGAATCAACTAGCTTTGATATTGTAACATGTACTTGGATTATTACTGGAACCCAACCCACAGAGCCTACAAATTTAGAGTGTTGGCAAAGCACAACTTTTAATGATACGAATTGTAGTTGGGACGTTTCGGGAACTGAACCTGTAGAACCAATCGATTTGGAATGTTGGCAAACAACTTCATTCAACGAAGACACTTGTAGTTGGGAAATTTTAGGCACTCAACCTATAGATTTTTTTGAAGAATTTGCTACACTGTGTGAAGACGAAACACTTGTATTGCAGGCAGATACTACAATAATAAATCCGACTTATCTTTGGAATACAGGTGAGACAACCTCAGATATAACTGTTGATACCTCAGGATTATTTATTGTTACTGTTACAGATGGTTGTTTGACTACAGAGATCACGTACAATGTTGTTGTAATTGAAACTCCGAATATATCCGATATACAATCTGATGGAAATGATATTATCGTATTTACGTCTAATATCGGAGAATTTCTATATTCAATAGATGGGGTAAATTTTCAAACTAGTAATACATTTTACGACGTTGTTGGGGGGAAGTATACCATTTATGTGACAACGGCAGATTGTGATGAGATTGTTGAAATGGAGTTCATTCATTTTTATATTCCTAAGTTTTTTACCCCTAATGGAGATGTTTATAATAATACGTTTTTGTTAAATGGGATAGAGTGTTTTTCTTCTACTGAAGTTTATATTTTCGATCGTTATGGAAAACTTTTATTTTCTGCAAAAAACAAAACAGTAGCTTGGGATGGCACATTTAATAATAATCCGTTACCAACTGCTGATTATTGGTATCTTATAATTATTGAAGGTCAAGAATTTAAAGGGCATTTCACATTAAAACGTTAA